A stretch of DNA from Spirosoma endbachense:
TTTCATTGGTCAGGCGCTTCGGGGCGAAGACCTAACCGTATTCGGCGATGGTAGCCAGACACGCTCGTTCTGCTACGTCGACGATCTGGTTGAAGGTATTTATCGCCTGTTGCTAAGTGACTATCCGTATCCGGTCAATATTGGTAATCCATCGGAAATCACCATTAAAGAGTTTGGCGAAGAGATTATCAAGCTTACCGGCACGAGCCAGAAACTCGTATTAAAAGATTTGCCTAAGGACGACCCGAAACAACGTCAGCCTGATATTACCAAGGCAAAAGCAATTCTGGACTGGGAGCCGAAAGTGTCTCGCGCAGAAGGATTACGGATTACGTATGACTATTTCAAGAGTTTACCAGAAGAAGAACTGTACAAGGCGGCCTACCACCGTGAGTTCGTGAAGAAATAAACTGAACCGTTGCGTTGCCGTTAATGGAAACGTTGCGTAGTTTTACTTCCGTAATTGCCTTGTGCAGTACACCTTTAGCTGTCTGATAAAAACCTGCGGACCATATTGTGCGCAGGTTTTTTGTTTTTTGGCATAGAGACTGGTACGGGAATAGCTTAAGACCCAACCGATCAACTCAGCCGATCCTTAAAGCTATCGTACCCATAGGAGCGTACTACCTGAAACTGATCATTCTCTTTCCAGATGCCTATACTTGGTAAACCCACGCCGTTAAAGGTTGTGGTTTTCACCATGGTGTAATGGATCATGTCATCGAAGACAAGATTATCACCGATTTCCAGCGGTTTGTCAAACGAGTAATCACCCATGAAATCACCAGCCAGACAGGTCATTCCACCCAGTCTGTAAGTTGGTTTTCCGTCAACGGGCTCGTGGTAGGAATTAATAATACGTGGCTTATAAGGCATTTCGAGCGTATCGGGCATATGAGCCGCAAACGACGTATCTAAAATAGCGACATGAATACCCTGGCTATCAATGATATCGAGTACCGTTGACACCAGAACTCCTGTCTGCCAGGCGATGGCCGAACCTGGCTCTAAAAGTACGTCAACATTATATTTCTGCCGGAAAGCAGTGAGTAGCCCAATCAGGTGGTTGGTGTCGTAGCCTTCGCGCGTCATCAGATGGCCCCCGCCGAAGTTGACCCACTTTGCCTGATGAAGCAAATCGCCGAATCGACTTTCAAGCGCATCGAGGGTACGTTCGAGGGTAAACGAGTCATTTTCGCAAAGGGTATGAAAATGAATACCTTCCAGCCCTTCGGGTAATTGATCGGGGAGCTGGTCGCGCGTTGCCCCCAGGCGGGAGCCGGGTACACACGGATTATACATATCGGTAGCAACCTCCGAATACTGTGGATTAACGCGTATTCCGCACGAAACACGGCCAATAGCCCGGTCTTTGAAGCGTTCCCATTGGTTCCACGAGTTGAATGTCAGATGGCTGCTGCGTTCAACAACTTCATCGAATTCGTCGTCGCGGTAAGCGGGTATATAGGTATGCGCCTTTACGCCCATGTAATCGTTCACCAGCTTGATCTCATTAAGCGAACTGGCCGTGGCTCCACTCAGGTATTCGCGTACCAACGGAAACACGCTGTACATGGAAAAGCCTTTCAGAGCCAGAATGATCGTTACACCGGCGGCCTTCTGAACAGAGTCGATGAGTTGTAGATTTCGGCGGAGTTTTGCTTCTTCGAGGATGAAGCAGGGAGATGGTATTGTGTTAAGACGCTGATGCAGGATCGTATTCATGCGGCAAAGGTAAGGCGTTTTCTGCCGCAATAGAACCTTTGCTTCCTTATTGTACACCCGTTTACGATCAGATTTTCGCCAGATTCGGAATCGCGATTTACCAAAGCCGAAAACGAATTTATTACACGTCGTCCGGAATCCGGATAACATAACCCATACCGACTACGGTATGAATAAGCTTGGTGGTTGACGGGCGGTCGATTTTATTCCGCAGATAATTGATATATACTTCAACTGTATTCGGGCGAATCGCATCGGCGGCATTCCATACCGTTTCAAGGATTTCTTTTTTAGAGATAACGCGTCCCTTATTTTCCATCAGAAATACCAGCAGGTAGTATTCACGAGGGAGTAAATTAATGCGTTTGCCAGCCCGGTATACTGATTTCTCGGATAAATTAACGTTAAGATCGTCAATGCTGAGTTCTGATCGTGTTGTAAAGTGCCCGGCTTTACGCCGGTAAAGTGCATACAACCGGGCCATTAATTCCCGAATATCTACCGAATTGCCAACACAATCATCCGCTCCTGATTCCAGTACCCATGCTTTATTGGCAGGCGTATCGGGAGAAATAATTAATAATAGCGGCACATCATGCGTTTCGACAGCCCATAAATAAAATGAACTTAACTGGACACTGTCCTGGAGGTTCATGGCCAACAGTACGATGTCATAATGAGACTGGTGAGCCATCATCCAGCCCGTATGCCAGTCTGGGCTAACCATAACCTGATTGTTCTCAATTTCCAGCCGCCGACGTATCCAGTCGGCCTGGGATACCTCGCTATCGATAAGTAAAAGTTTCATGCGCATCTGCCTAAAATCAGCAAAGACCAGTTTAGATGCCTGATCAATTCAATAAACCAGATTTAGACCTGGCGATTTGAATGGACATAACACTAGAATGTAGTGTCACAAATGACGCACAGAAAGCAGTACTCAGAATTAAATCCGGCTTAGAGTTTGGCCTGTTTCCCCTTAAAAAGTGATTAATATTCCTTTGATTATGAGGATATTCGCCGAACAGGTCCGATGGGTTTGCAATTAAAGGCACCTTATTGATTTAGGGTGCAGGGCGACATAAACCTAAAACAGCCAAAGGAAAAAAATCTATAACCGGGGAATAGTTCATTTGTGGAGTGAATTCCACCTTTCCCAAACAAAGTGGTAAGCCAGTGAAAGCAATGGTAAGCTAATAAACGATTTGATAAATCAATTGCGGAACGTATTATTTCCTTATTGTAACTATGATCGCAATAAGGAAATAATACGGACCTTTACTTATCCAGGTTAACGTTCAACTCTCGATAACCAAGGTGGATATAGAAAATAATCATGCCCTTCTAGGTAAGCAGTTTTACACCTCATAGGATGTTCTAGATCAACTGAACAATCAACTAAGTCAGCTTCTCTTTTATAAGCAGCTATAAAGTCAGCTTCTTGCTTATTCAAACACTCATTGGAGTCCTCTTTGTACCCCGTAATATAAAATCGAATTATTACCCATTTGCTGGCAGCTGGATGCCCATCTAGATACTGGCTCTTCCACTGTCCATTTAATCGGTTTAGCTGTTCTCGAATGGATATAGCCAACTCTGAGGGCGTATTATCGGAAACAACTAGCGTATCCAAATTTCCTTCAGAGGACACTTTAAACTTGATAGAGACCGTTCTGAAGATGTTAGGTTTCTCTGCACACGTTAAGCGAATAGACTTTAAAAAAGGCTCTCCACTCTTCAGTGTCGGGGGAGTCGGTACTCCCTTGACTGACTGCCCTATTGCATTAGTGGTAGTCGCCAGCATGAGTATTAATACAAATACCCTAGTTACACCTAGCTCCATAACCTGTGTTATTTTTATAGTTAACGCTTGTCTGTAGTATTTTACCTGTCACATTGGTGCCTGACACCCGGTCTATATCTACCAGCTGCTTCCAGGCTTTCGTTTTTTGTAACCCTCCCCAGGACAAATCAATAGCATCATCATAGGTCAGTGCATAGCCAGCAGCTTTTAGCGTAAAAGCCATCGGCTTAACGTATTTTTCCGCCATTATTTCATGATCTGTTTCTCCATCATTAGCTGGAAGATAAACATGTAGCATTTCGTAGATAATCGTCGCTTCTATATAATCTTTGCTCGAATTAGCTAGTGCACCTGTATTCAACGTAATTTCATATACCTTATAAGCCGCATTTGTAACACGGGTTTCTCCATCAATATTAGGGTCGCCAAGATCTTTGTCAATCAAATCAATAGTAACGTCTTTCGATTGAGCAAACCCTTGTATTATACCTAACACGTTAGATTTTAGTTGTGCATCAATCAAAGAGTTATAGGCACTAACCATGCATGGGGTCTTTAAATTTACTATGTTTATATCGACTACATTATTACTCCCTGGAGTTGTTGGCTCGGTCGGTCCTGTACCTTCTCCAGGGCTTGGCGGATTATCATCATAGCATTCTTCATAGCTATCTGTGTCTACAAGTTCCCAGTTAGAACAGTAATAATCATCAGTAGATCCATGTCCATAGTTTGGTGCGCTACAATTCGGTCCTAGTGAATTAGTACTTGTACC
This window harbors:
- the nspC gene encoding carboxynorspermidine decarboxylase, coding for MNTILHQRLNTIPSPCFILEEAKLRRNLQLIDSVQKAAGVTIILALKGFSMYSVFPLVREYLSGATASSLNEIKLVNDYMGVKAHTYIPAYRDDEFDEVVERSSHLTFNSWNQWERFKDRAIGRVSCGIRVNPQYSEVATDMYNPCVPGSRLGATRDQLPDQLPEGLEGIHFHTLCENDSFTLERTLDALESRFGDLLHQAKWVNFGGGHLMTREGYDTNHLIGLLTAFRQKYNVDVLLEPGSAIAWQTGVLVSTVLDIIDSQGIHVAILDTSFAAHMPDTLEMPYKPRIINSYHEPVDGKPTYRLGGMTCLAGDFMGDYSFDKPLEIGDNLVFDDMIHYTMVKTTTFNGVGLPSIGIWKENDQFQVVRSYGYDSFKDRLS
- a CDS encoding response regulator transcription factor, with the protein product MKLLLIDSEVSQADWIRRRLEIENNQVMVSPDWHTGWMMAHQSHYDIVLLAMNLQDSVQLSSFYLWAVETHDVPLLLIISPDTPANKAWVLESGADDCVGNSVDIRELMARLYALYRRKAGHFTTRSELSIDDLNVNLSEKSVYRAGKRINLLPREYYLLVFLMENKGRVISKKEILETVWNAADAIRPNTVEVYINYLRNKIDRPSTTKLIHTVVGMGYVIRIPDDV